The DNA segment ATCGACAAGGCACTTCGCACGGCGTCTGTTCACATCTTTCCGGGATGGTTGACCCCCGTTTGAAAGGGGGTCAACCATGCGTGCATCCATTTCGGCCACCTTTTGTAACTTCCCCACCGAGTGCCATCGTCTGTTCACTGCGTGCAGGAACCAGCGCCAAGGCCCAGCAGCGCCCCACCGCGGCTCGGCACGGCCACGTCTCAACAGACGGCGCTTGCGTTGGGTGTCGGTCGTTCAAGAGAACAGCACCAGCTGCAGGCAGGCGCGCAGCCACAGCCGCAGCTGCAACCGCAGTGGCAGTTCGTGGCATGGCCGCATCGCAACGCGGAAAGTTTCTACCTACTGCACGTACCATCGTTGCAGGACTGTGCTCAGCAAGATATGCAGCCATCACACGGACGCCAATGTAAGCACCCGTACAATGCCCCCTTTCTGTGTGGACGTATCTGTGGCAAAACTACGCCACGAATTTTAATTATTCGGCTTGAAGGCTGTGGAAAGCATGTGATGAGGTGTCATATCGTCGTGCCCTATAATGTGGCGCACCAAAATTGTTACAATATATGACCTATGGGTATACAATAAAAATAACACTAAGGAGTACATATGTGAGATGAACGCCAGCGCGCGCGAAGTGAAAACGATGAGAAACTCAGTGTGTGCGTGCTTCCGAGCATGCCAGTCACCTTAGTGTCACATCGTTATTGAGGCAGTCCAGTCTTACGTAGATGTCAGGAAAGAAAATGTATTCAAAGGAGCCCTTTATGTTGACACTGTTACTGTCCAAAAACAAAGCTTACCTCATGGCGCAAGCTATTGAGAGGGAATACGCAGTATGTTGCTCTGTACGTCATTAATGCTAAAGCATATTTTGGCTGTATCGGCGAGGTCATGTCATCAAAACGCTTCCGCATACGTTGTGGCGGTCTCAGAATAGGTAGGATCAAatgaatggttgtaatcgaaagagcacgatgtgaggatgatgagaaaaaaatatgTCGATAGGATTAATAGTTGGAGCCACAAATGTCGAAAAACCGTCGAATTACCGCGGACGTAGATATAGTGGacgggagtgagtgagtgagtggacgggaaaactACAGTGGATGGCAAAATGATGGGAAAATAGGCGAAGGAGTTGAATTAAAGTTACAAACGAACTGAAATGTGTTCCATGAGTGATAATTAAGCAAAAACGTTTGAGTGATATAGAGTAATTAGTTAAGTGTTAGGAGCAAATTGCGTTAGGCTGGACGGTGATATAGTAGGCGGACGGGAAAGCAGATctggcaccaaatttgaaaacgaatgtGTGATTGGAGTAAAAAAAGATGTAAATACAGTAAATGTGATTAATTAACaagagtaaaaaggaagaaaattggTAATATAATTGCATGCAATAATCGTAGCCAATGAGGACGTTTAATTGATAGCGATAAACTGAAAATAATCTCTTAACTAATAAGTTCCTTAATGCTAATATGGATGTGTCGACTCGGGATTTGTACCTTGCTCTAAACTTGCTGCGAGAAACAGCTGTATCGTTCGTGTTTCGCAACATGTCCTTGAATCTGCGTAATCGTCCGATTGTTGTAGTAGATGATTAAATTtagagtgccgaggaggcgtcaatgctttcgcgttCTCCCGCTGCGGGTCGCCGCACTATCTCAAAAGTCTAGTAGAAAACTAGTATGCAATTTTTACTACGCTAGTAAAATATAAAGCATCTTGAGCCTCTAAACTTGGCTTGTTATCGCAACCTTTTTCGCATTGAAAAAATTttgtggttgtttttgcttttgattTGTATACATTGCATTGACCCCACAATGTCTCGATCTTGACTATGCCTCGCTCTTCCGCACCGCAGGGCCAGGTGACAACTAAAGCCTCAGCTGGGACCTACACGCCAGAGTCATGAATGTACTTTCTGAAGACAACTTTTATTCGTGTCGTCCCTACGGCACTCAACCTCCGCCAAGACCGCAAACCATAATTCACTCGGCACGGCATATGCCAGAATTGCGATGGACACCGACGGACGCCAGCTTCGTACAGCTGTTGCCTCAAAGAGGACCGCCGCTGAGTCGGCAGGAACCTCTGTCACAACGGGAGAGACCGGCTCACAACAGgcccttacaaaaaatttagTAACATTCTTTAGAAAGTCTTTAGACAAATGTTAAAACGGCCTATCGACTTTGATTAGAAAGTCTTTTAAATGTGTTTATAATTTGTATTAATCCCCTATTAACCTTCTTGCGACGATTGGCCACCGCTATCCAAATGAGtcaagtacatagaaagtctTTATACTTCCTATCATCCCCTTATCGACAGTTTCTACATACTTTCTATCGACCACTTACCGACAAAGTCTACCAGCACCCTATCAACGGTCTTCCGACAATTGGCCACCGTTATTCAAAAGACTCAAGTACGAAGAAAGTATAATTGCCACCCATCAACTTATCAATGTCTGGAAATGTGTGTGTTACTTACACTGTATGCCATTTTGATAAACATTGTTTTATCACTTCAAAATCCTTTTGTGAACTCCGTATCCTAGACTGTTAAGGAATAACAGAAGCAAAACACAAATTATTACATTAATTTCTTGCACACAAGCACTAACATACATAAGCACTGCAAGATATgcatcatacatcaaaatatTTTACAGAGAACAATAGGGGAACTGAATACTCCCTTTGACACAGCAGTTCTAGTCCCCTCAGTTCCCTCTTGCTAACAATGATTGATACACAGAAACTGTCTAGCGATTTTATATCCTTTATGCAAAGCCCGCATCCACCactaataaatgttattgtctATAGGCCTTAGAGGTATAAATGGCTTCATCTTAAGAATATGAAAtctcaccatatatatatatatatatatatatatatatatatatatatatatatatatatatatatatatatatatatatatatatataaaggcagccaacagtcaccgaaaccaaggtgcataggagaatgttttatattttttaatttc comes from the Amblyomma americanum isolate KBUSLIRL-KWMA chromosome 1, ASM5285725v1, whole genome shotgun sequence genome and includes:
- the LOC144118459 gene encoding uncharacterized protein LOC144118459, which codes for MCTDLKDTTTVKYPGPLPVQEPAPRPSSAPPRLGTATSQQTALALGVGRSREQHQLQAGAQPQPQLQPQWQFVAWPHRNAESFYLLHVPSLQDCAQQDMQPSHGRQWPGDN